A genome region from Streptomyces pratensis includes the following:
- a CDS encoding alpha-1,2-mannosidase yields the protein MQPTFADFSASPVNASNAGIRYRHCHEASSHLVMGADASTELDFEVDGQERIAEVTLKVTALVSKLGRSPGYAPVDVLVNGKALVQGFTVPGGGDLPQDNVFAVPGALLRPGTNTLEIRTAADARSMLWLHRVTLDSVYERGRSERAMAAEAARDTVFVYTTERRPPFTSSWRPGPRLLFHVDRGEQSLPAQLGWRGQDGAESAISFQSNMSDFHGHHRAADGTLAEFRGRVVERGPFPEGTEGVRVHRFLTEEGWGGGWHTSGELRLLVEDGSGRPVERVTWRDQRGNSGVAALRIAAGCPGAAADAPDVTEGARVVEVSDEYEEAGEVAENLLRDSRAKWLAGECEATVEFAFDRPTALTGYTLTSANDFPDRDPRDWTLSGSQDGNHWTELDSRTDESFTGRFESRRFRMGAATGAFSRYRLDITGNGGADEIQLSGVRFAGVAADHFSGYYQRYNEGPIGYRGTAVVSPDDSAERERNARLGAELEEATRSLAEAARSVGRLADLFRGR from the coding sequence ATGCAACCGACGTTCGCCGACTTCTCCGCCTCGCCGGTCAACGCGTCCAACGCCGGGATCAGGTACCGCCACTGCCATGAGGCGTCGTCACATCTGGTGATGGGCGCCGACGCGAGCACCGAGCTGGACTTCGAGGTGGACGGCCAGGAGCGGATCGCCGAGGTGACACTCAAGGTCACCGCGCTGGTCTCCAAGCTGGGCCGATCCCCCGGGTACGCACCGGTCGACGTGCTGGTGAACGGGAAGGCGCTCGTGCAGGGATTCACCGTGCCCGGCGGTGGCGACCTTCCGCAGGACAACGTCTTCGCCGTCCCCGGTGCCCTCCTGCGGCCGGGTACCAACACGCTGGAGATACGGACAGCCGCCGACGCGCGCAGCATGCTCTGGCTCCACCGCGTCACGCTCGACTCCGTGTACGAGCGCGGCCGCTCCGAGCGCGCGATGGCCGCGGAAGCGGCCCGTGACACGGTCTTCGTCTACACGACGGAACGCCGTCCGCCCTTCACCTCGTCGTGGCGGCCGGGCCCCCGGCTGCTCTTCCACGTCGACCGGGGCGAGCAGTCACTGCCCGCCCAGCTGGGGTGGCGCGGGCAGGACGGCGCGGAGTCGGCGATCAGCTTTCAGTCCAACATGTCCGACTTCCACGGCCACCACCGCGCCGCCGACGGCACGCTCGCCGAGTTCCGCGGCCGCGTCGTGGAGCGCGGCCCGTTCCCTGAGGGGACCGAGGGCGTCCGTGTGCACCGCTTCCTCACCGAGGAGGGGTGGGGCGGCGGCTGGCACACCTCCGGTGAGCTGAGGCTTCTGGTGGAGGACGGCTCCGGGCGGCCCGTGGAGCGGGTGACGTGGCGAGACCAGCGGGGCAACTCCGGTGTGGCCGCGCTGCGCATCGCCGCCGGATGCCCGGGGGCGGCGGCGGACGCGCCGGACGTCACCGAGGGGGCGAGGGTCGTCGAGGTCAGCGACGAGTACGAGGAGGCGGGGGAGGTCGCGGAGAACCTGCTCAGGGACTCACGGGCGAAGTGGCTGGCGGGCGAGTGCGAGGCCACCGTGGAATTCGCGTTCGACCGGCCCACCGCCCTCACCGGCTACACGCTGACGTCCGCCAACGACTTCCCGGACCGTGATCCCAGGGACTGGACCCTGTCGGGCTCGCAGGACGGCAACCACTGGACGGAGCTGGACTCCCGGACCGACGAGAGCTTCACCGGGCGCTTCGAGAGCAGGCGATTCCGTATGGGCGCCGCCACGGGTGCCTTCTCCCGCTACCGCCTCGACATCACCGGAAACGGGGGCGCGGACGAGATACAGCTCTCGGGTGTGCGGTTCGCCGGGGTCGCCGCAGACCATTTCAGCGGCTACTACCAGCGCTACAACGAGGGCCCCATCGGGTACCGGGGTACGGCCGTCGTCAGCCCGGACGACTCGGCGGAGCGCGAGCGGAACGCCCGCCTCGGTGCGGAGCTGGAGGAGGCGACCCGCAGCCTGGCCGAAGCGGCCCGGTCCGTCGGCCGGCTGGCCGACCTGTTCCGGGGCCGCTGA